The following coding sequences lie in one Lolium perenne isolate Kyuss_39 chromosome 2, Kyuss_2.0, whole genome shotgun sequence genomic window:
- the LOC139835676 gene encoding uncharacterized protein, whose translation MAEFLKLDFVKAFDSVSSSSLRSVMLARGFPVLWCDWLDDIFSSSRFAVLLNGVPVRCASGVCVKATLCRHTSSSSLPTFSSGWFAVTTQFEHATGLAINYEKSILVPMHVDTARLSGIQSTLNCRVKGFPQTYLGLPLSTEKLRMAAFNPLIAKVDKYLSGWRALLLSAGGHLVLLNAVLGALPTFAMGALELPPVVLAVLDRLRRAFHWAATDKVSGAKCLVSWEQVCHSRNEGGLGVRSISAQNSCLLLKLLHRLYYATDESWLRLVLGSAGWATT comes from the exons ATGGCCGAATTCCTCAAGCTCGACTTCGTCAAGGCATTCGACTCCGTCAGCTCGTCCAGCCTCCGCTCCGTCATGCTCGCCCGTGGCTTCCCCGTCTTGTGGTGCGACTGGCTCGACGACATCTTCTCCTCCTCGCGCTTTGCGGTTCTCCTCAATGGAGTGCCTGTCAGATGCGCGTCAGGGGTCTGCGTCAAGGCGACCCTCTGTCGCCATACCTCTTCCTCATCACTGCCGACGTTCTCCAGCGGCTGGTTCGCCGTGACAAC ACAGTTCGAGCATGCGACTGGGCTTGCTATCAACTACGAGAAGAGCATCCTAGTTCCGATGCATGTCGACACCGCGAGGCTCAGTGGCATCCAATCAACTCTCAACTGCCGCGTCAAAGGGTTCCCTCAGACTTACCTCGGGCTGCCACTGTCTACGGAGAAGCTCCGTATGGCGGCGTTCAACCCTCTCATCGCCAAGGTGGACAAGTATTTATCAGGTTGGCGTGCCCTCCTCCTCTCTGCCGGTGGGCATCTTGTCCTCCTCAATGCCGTGCTCGGTGCCCTGCCCACTTTCGCCATGGGTGCTCTCGAACTACCTCCTGTAGTGCTCGCCGTCCTCGACAGACTTCGTCGTGCCTTCCACTGGGCTGCCACAGACAAGGTCAGCGGTGCTAAATGCCTCGTGTCGTGGGAGCAGGTCTGCCATTCGAGGAACGAAGGAGGCCTGGGCGTGCGCTCCATCTCCGCCCAGAATTCTTGCCTCCTGCTCAAGCTCCTCCATAGGCTGTACTACGCCACCGACGAGTCGTGGCTGCGGCTGGTTCTGGGAAGCGCAGGCTGGGCTACCACTTGA